The following are encoded in a window of Aromatoleum petrolei genomic DNA:
- a CDS encoding sigma-54-dependent transcriptional regulator, whose protein sequence is MRIVVFFDDRVGIAQELLAVLSSRDVNVTAVEVEPPHIYIEAPTLDEAAFSRLRRVQGVRSVEVVDMLPGVQRRLYLEALLASQADPVFAIDAVGVVVIANGAAVAASGLSESALLGTSMAELLGDADFGKRLVVEGYHLPVREIELNGESFMLETLPLHESSGRAAGAMLTLHAPSRMGERLSALQNYGAGGFDTIVGTSSEIEQLKQRAARMALVDAPLLITGETGTGKELLAHACHAGSNRSTQPFFALNCAALPESLAESELFGYAPGAFTGALRGGKPGLLELADGGTVFLDEVGEMSSYLQAKLLRFLNDGSFRRVGGDRELKVDVRVISATHRPLEDMVAAGHFRQDLLFRLNVLNLHMPALRERPGDILPLAQLFLARACAQAGRPSMRLAQDACAALLANAWAGNIRQLQNVIFRAVTMAERSIITADDLELAQSDRTPDMPVEIGVDTLESAVADFERRLLQRLYLEFPSTRRLAKRLGTSHTAIAARLKRYGIGQA, encoded by the coding sequence ATGCGTATCGTCGTTTTCTTCGATGACCGGGTCGGCATCGCACAGGAACTCCTCGCGGTGCTGTCGAGCCGCGACGTCAACGTCACGGCCGTGGAAGTCGAACCGCCGCACATCTACATCGAGGCACCGACGCTCGACGAGGCGGCGTTCTCGCGCCTGCGTCGCGTGCAGGGGGTGAGGTCGGTCGAGGTCGTCGACATGCTCCCCGGCGTCCAGCGGCGCCTCTACCTGGAAGCCTTGCTCGCGTCCCAGGCCGATCCCGTCTTCGCCATCGACGCGGTCGGGGTAGTCGTCATCGCCAACGGGGCGGCGGTCGCCGCCAGCGGCCTCAGCGAATCGGCCCTGCTCGGGACGTCGATGGCCGAACTGCTCGGCGACGCGGACTTCGGGAAGCGCCTCGTCGTCGAGGGCTACCACCTGCCGGTGCGCGAGATCGAGCTGAACGGCGAGTCCTTCATGCTCGAAACCCTCCCTCTGCACGAGAGCAGCGGCCGGGCCGCCGGCGCGATGCTGACGCTGCACGCGCCGAGCCGCATGGGCGAACGGCTGAGCGCCCTGCAGAACTACGGGGCCGGCGGCTTCGATACCATCGTCGGCACCTCGTCCGAGATCGAGCAGCTCAAGCAACGTGCCGCCCGCATGGCGCTGGTCGACGCGCCCCTGCTGATCACCGGCGAAACCGGCACCGGCAAGGAGTTGCTGGCACATGCCTGCCACGCGGGCAGCAATCGCAGCACCCAGCCCTTCTTTGCGCTCAACTGCGCAGCCCTGCCGGAGAGCCTCGCCGAGAGTGAACTGTTCGGCTACGCCCCGGGGGCGTTCACGGGTGCCCTGCGCGGCGGCAAGCCCGGCCTGCTCGAACTGGCCGACGGCGGCACCGTGTTTCTCGACGAGGTGGGCGAGATGTCGTCCTACCTGCAGGCCAAGCTGCTGCGCTTCCTCAACGACGGCAGCTTCCGCCGCGTGGGCGGCGACCGCGAGCTGAAAGTGGACGTGCGCGTCATCAGCGCGACCCATCGGCCGCTCGAAGACATGGTCGCCGCAGGCCACTTCCGCCAGGACCTGCTCTTCCGTCTCAACGTCCTGAACCTCCACATGCCGGCGCTACGCGAACGCCCGGGCGACATCCTGCCCCTCGCGCAACTCTTTCTCGCCCGCGCCTGCGCCCAGGCCGGTCGCCCTTCGATGCGACTCGCGCAGGACGCCTGTGCGGCGCTCCTCGCCAACGCGTGGGCGGGCAACATCCGGCAATTGCAGAACGTCATCTTCCGCGCCGTGACCATGGCGGAACGTAGCATCATCACCGCCGACGACCTGGAGCTCGCGCAGTCCGATCGCACGCCGGACATGCCCGTTGAAATCGGCGTGGACACGCTCGAGTCGGCCGTCGCCGATTTCGAGCGCAGGCTGTTGCAGCGCCTGTACCTGGAGTTTCCCTCGACGCGCAGGCTCGCGAAACGCCTGGGCACCTCGCACACGGCGATCGCCGCGCGCCTCAAGCGCTACGGCATCGGGCAGGCTTGA
- the cbpA gene encoding modified peptide precursor CbpA, with translation MFFYLEEWIMTQNVQTQAQSQQAAPAQNAAPTIAVRKSCNPEGIGLSHYVLMDRKAAK, from the coding sequence TTGTTTTTCTATCTCGAGGAATGGATCATGACCCAAAATGTTCAAACGCAAGCCCAAAGCCAACAGGCAGCCCCGGCGCAGAACGCCGCTCCGACCATCGCCGTCCGCAAGAGCTGCAACCCGGAGGGCATCGGCCTGTCGCACTATGTGCTGATGGACAGGAAGGCCGCCAAGTGA
- the cbpB gene encoding peptide-modifying radical SAM enzyme CbpB — protein MTAALPSRALAGPALIPVDIGHAVYAAVTDPQTAFWALVDKSRLAESLADGPLLEAYRGQAEAFGRELHALRFELKPSGVYLNPTERCNLNCTYCYLPGSQRKSGQHMPVETLVASLGRLREYFRSVMPEGRKPRAIFHGAEPLMNQAAVFAAISEFADDFAFGVQTNGTLLDDAAVEFLTRRNVSIGLSLDGPVADITDATRRTWGGKSVHEKVLAAMAKLKGYGSWSVITTCTTENLPYLTSMVELFHANEVPTCMLNTLRCTLPGARGVKPADGEMAKAFFAALDRSHELYRETGRKLVVANFANILIGILAPTARRLMCDISPCGGGRAFFALAADGSLYPCSEFIGLPRFNGGSLLVDGGVEAALASDAFRTVTGRDVDKFSPCGDCAIRHFCGSPCPAEAHEMNGGMEKIGAFCEFYKEQVNYSLRLIADGKADDYLWDGWDEGTETVFNLSL, from the coding sequence GTGACGGCCGCCCTCCCGAGCCGGGCCCTGGCGGGCCCCGCCTTGATCCCGGTGGACATCGGCCACGCAGTCTATGCGGCGGTGACCGACCCCCAGACCGCCTTCTGGGCTTTGGTGGACAAGAGCCGCCTGGCCGAGTCGCTGGCCGATGGTCCGTTGCTGGAGGCCTATCGTGGACAGGCGGAAGCCTTCGGGCGGGAACTGCATGCGCTGCGCTTCGAATTGAAGCCTTCCGGCGTCTATCTCAATCCGACCGAGCGCTGCAATCTCAATTGCACTTATTGCTATCTCCCGGGCAGCCAGCGCAAGTCGGGGCAGCACATGCCGGTCGAAACCCTGGTCGCATCCCTGGGGCGGCTGCGGGAGTATTTCCGCTCGGTCATGCCCGAGGGCAGGAAGCCGCGCGCGATCTTCCACGGCGCCGAGCCGCTGATGAACCAGGCTGCCGTGTTCGCTGCCATCAGCGAATTCGCCGACGATTTCGCCTTCGGGGTACAGACCAACGGCACCCTGCTCGACGATGCCGCGGTCGAATTCCTGACCCGTCGCAATGTGAGCATCGGCCTTTCCCTGGACGGCCCGGTGGCAGACATTACCGATGCCACCCGCCGCACCTGGGGCGGCAAGAGCGTGCACGAGAAGGTGCTGGCCGCGATGGCGAAGTTGAAGGGGTATGGCTCGTGGAGCGTCATCACGACCTGCACCACCGAGAACCTGCCTTATCTGACGTCGATGGTCGAGCTGTTCCATGCGAACGAGGTGCCGACCTGCATGCTCAACACCTTGCGCTGCACGCTGCCCGGGGCGCGGGGGGTGAAGCCGGCGGACGGGGAGATGGCCAAGGCGTTCTTTGCCGCGCTCGACCGCAGCCATGAGTTGTATCGCGAGACGGGGCGCAAGCTGGTGGTGGCCAATTTCGCCAATATCCTGATCGGCATCCTGGCGCCGACGGCGCGACGGCTGATGTGCGACATTTCGCCCTGCGGCGGTGGTCGCGCATTCTTCGCCCTGGCGGCCGACGGCAGCCTCTACCCCTGCAGCGAGTTCATCGGCCTGCCGCGCTTCAACGGCGGTTCGCTGCTGGTCGATGGCGGCGTGGAGGCGGCGCTGGCGTCCGACGCCTTCAGGACGGTGACGGGGCGTGACGTGGACAAGTTCAGTCCCTGTGGCGACTGCGCGATCCGCCATTTCTGCGGCTCGCCGTGCCCGGCCGAGGCGCATGAGATGAACGGCGGGATGGAGAAGATCGGCGCCTTCTGCGAGTTCTACAAGGAGCAGGTCAATTACTCCCTGCGCCTGATCGCCGACGGCAAGGCCGACGACTATCTGTGGGACGGCTGGGACGAGGGCACCGAGACGGTGTTCAATCTCTCTCTGTGA